A region from the Gemmatimonadota bacterium genome encodes:
- the murF gene encoding UDP-N-acetylmuramoyl-tripeptide--D-alanyl-D-alanine ligase, whose amino-acid sequence MTAFRWTDREVRKALGIQGGSQRPVYEDVSTDTRAIRTGDLFVALVGERFDGHAFLAEAARDGARGAIVREDRAEEAGSVGLVAYAVPDTLVALGALARHRRRALAARVVGITGSSGKTTTKELAKGAIGGALRTHATTANLNNRIGLPLTLLSAPADAEVVLLEMGTNEPGEIATLTDVAEPSLGVVTTVGEAHLEGLGSLAGVLHEKLALVRGLPAHGVALVGDEPPELAAAARATGRAVRVAGWSPRADQDLRPDDAAVDDQGCFGWTWKGEPVRLRIPGRAAVVDALLALALSEELGVEPRVATSGLGSVEPTGMRGEMRAIGTLRVLVDCYNANPQSVEAALDLLEMLPHAGGKVAVLGSMLELGDRSGALHEQVLGSALARRLDRVIATGAFASAAPERTDERLVRVEDPEALVTRVSSLLKGDELVLLKGSRGVRLERLLQPLRAAFGGEA is encoded by the coding sequence GTGACCGCCTTCCGCTGGACGGATCGCGAGGTCCGCAAGGCACTTGGCATACAAGGTGGCTCGCAGCGTCCTGTGTACGAAGATGTCTCAACCGACACGCGCGCCATCCGCACGGGGGACCTGTTCGTGGCGCTGGTCGGGGAGCGCTTCGACGGCCATGCGTTCCTGGCCGAAGCGGCGCGCGATGGAGCCCGCGGTGCGATCGTGCGGGAGGACCGCGCAGAGGAGGCCGGGAGCGTCGGACTGGTTGCGTACGCCGTGCCGGATACGCTGGTGGCGCTGGGCGCCCTCGCGCGTCACCGCCGTCGAGCCCTGGCTGCGCGTGTGGTTGGAATCACCGGGTCGTCCGGGAAGACCACGACCAAGGAGCTGGCCAAGGGAGCCATCGGTGGCGCCCTGCGCACGCATGCCACCACCGCCAACCTGAACAACCGGATCGGCCTCCCGCTCACCCTTCTCTCGGCCCCGGCCGATGCGGAGGTCGTGTTGCTGGAGATGGGTACGAACGAGCCGGGTGAGATCGCGACCCTCACCGACGTAGCCGAGCCCTCCCTGGGGGTGGTCACCACGGTGGGGGAAGCGCACCTCGAAGGCCTGGGAAGCCTCGCAGGCGTGCTGCACGAGAAGCTCGCGCTGGTCCGCGGTCTTCCGGCGCACGGTGTGGCCCTGGTGGGAGACGAGCCCCCCGAGTTGGCGGCGGCGGCCCGTGCCACGGGTCGGGCCGTGCGCGTGGCCGGCTGGAGCCCCCGGGCCGATCAGGACCTGCGCCCCGACGACGCGGCCGTCGACGATCAGGGCTGCTTCGGGTGGACGTGGAAGGGAGAACCGGTGCGCCTTCGTATCCCGGGACGCGCGGCGGTGGTCGACGCACTTCTGGCACTCGCCCTTTCAGAAGAGCTCGGCGTGGAGCCGCGGGTGGCCACCTCCGGCCTCGGCTCCGTCGAGCCGACCGGTATGCGTGGCGAGATGCGCGCCATCGGTACCCTGCGCGTGCTGGTGGACTGCTACAACGCCAATCCCCAGAGCGTCGAGGCCGCGTTGGATCTGCTGGAGATGCTCCCCCATGCGGGAGGAAAGGTCGCGGTGCTGGGAAGCATGTTGGAGTTGGGAGACCGCAGCGGGGCCCTGCACGAGCAGGTGTTGGGGAGCGCTCTGGCGCGTCGACTGGACCGTGTGATCGCGACGGGCGCCTTCGCGAGCGCGGCCCCGGAACGCACGGACGAACGTCTGGTGCGCGTCGAAGATCCCGAGGCGCTGGTGACGCGGGTCTCGTCTCTGCTGAAGGGCGACGAGTTGGTGCTGCTCAAGGGCTCCCGTGGTGTGCGGCTGGAGCGGTTGCTGCAACCTCTACGCGCAGCGTTCGGGGGGGAGGCCTGA
- the mraY gene encoding phospho-N-acetylmuramoyl-pentapeptide-transferase codes for MLYHLLPQLSDVYFVFNVFRYLTFRAAGAVVTSLLFAFFFGPMTIRWLRHFKVGQVIRELGPQSHQAKAGTPTMGGVLIVLSATLSTLLWADLTNPFTWTALISLLWMGALGFFDDYLKVVRGHSKGLVGRYKLIGQFAFGLALGATLMWRPIWGAMQPNATMVPFFADWLAVFAPPIYVAFVAFVVAGSSNTVNLTDGLDGLASGLCAVALVVFGIFAYLIGRVDTSAYLGLLYLPGTGELTVFAVALAGAAIGFLWYNAHPAEVFMGDTGSLALGGAIGTLAILLKTEFLLVIVGGVFVLEGVSVMLQMGWFKYTARRYGAGRRIFRMAPIHHHFEKLGWSETKVVIRFWILGVLCAMLAFGTLKIR; via the coding sequence GTGCTCTACCACCTGCTCCCCCAGCTCAGCGACGTGTACTTCGTCTTCAACGTGTTCCGGTACCTGACGTTCCGGGCCGCGGGTGCGGTGGTGACGTCACTGCTGTTCGCGTTCTTCTTCGGGCCCATGACGATCCGGTGGCTCCGCCATTTCAAGGTGGGCCAGGTCATTCGGGAGCTGGGTCCGCAGAGTCACCAGGCCAAAGCCGGGACGCCGACGATGGGAGGGGTGCTCATCGTTCTTTCCGCGACGCTCTCCACCCTCCTCTGGGCCGACCTGACCAATCCATTCACTTGGACCGCGCTCATCTCGCTGCTCTGGATGGGCGCGCTCGGGTTCTTCGACGACTACCTGAAGGTCGTACGGGGACACTCCAAAGGCCTGGTGGGCCGCTACAAGCTCATCGGCCAGTTCGCCTTCGGTCTCGCCCTCGGCGCCACATTGATGTGGCGTCCCATCTGGGGGGCGATGCAACCCAACGCCACCATGGTGCCGTTCTTCGCGGATTGGCTGGCGGTATTCGCTCCGCCGATCTACGTGGCCTTCGTGGCCTTCGTGGTGGCCGGCTCCTCCAATACGGTCAACCTCACCGACGGGCTGGACGGTCTGGCGTCAGGACTGTGCGCGGTGGCACTCGTGGTCTTCGGGATCTTCGCCTACCTCATCGGCCGCGTCGACACCTCGGCCTATCTGGGCCTGCTGTACCTGCCCGGGACGGGCGAGCTGACCGTCTTCGCCGTCGCGTTGGCCGGCGCGGCCATCGGCTTCCTGTGGTACAACGCCCACCCTGCAGAGGTGTTCATGGGCGATACCGGCTCGCTGGCGCTCGGCGGTGCCATCGGGACCCTGGCCATCCTGCTCAAGACCGAATTCCTGCTCGTCATCGTCGGTGGCGTCTTCGTGCTCGAGGGCGTGTCGGTGATGCTGCAGATGGGGTGGTTCAAGTACACGGCCCGGCGCTACGGCGCAGGGCGACGGATCTTCCGGATGGCTCCCATCCACCACCATTTCGAGAAGCTCGGCTGGTCCGAGACGAAGGTGGTGATCCGGTTTTGGATCCTCGGAGTGCTCTGCGCAATGCTGGCGTTCGGCACACTGAAGATCCGGTGA
- a CDS encoding UDP-N-acetylmuramoyl-L-alanyl-D-glutamate--2,6-diaminopimelate ligase — MSAVLRLSALREELEAAGLVTGVAGAGDPVLAGAAQDSRAVQAGDVFLAWAGTQFDANDAVADAAHRGAVAAVVERPTPGLTLPQVVVRDGRRAAGLAAQRVYGSPWRALTLIGVTGTNGKTTTALLIRALLATRMDAVAIGTLGLVEPGGSVRPGTESLTTPGPVQLAQWLRSLVDAGVGAVAMEVSSHALDQRRVDGLRFQVAVFTNISRDHLDYHPTLDDYIAAKARLAELIDERGTAVINAEEEAWSGRLSARPALTFGVETRADLEATGLTMDHRGSAFFLRWKGEKARVQLPLLGRFNVENALGAAAAALALGLSLPEVALGLERAPQVPGRLERVATAPCTVLIDYAHTPEALDRVLETLRPLTRGRLIVLFGAGGDRDPGKRPRMGEAAARHADWIVVTSDNPRTEDPDAIIDQIVPGLGTARYERITDRRAAIGHALDMAGPEDVLVLAGKGHETYQVVGRERRSFDERRIVHEHLGRHA; from the coding sequence GTGAGCGCTGTGTTGCGACTGAGTGCGCTCCGTGAGGAGCTGGAGGCGGCGGGGCTCGTCACCGGCGTGGCCGGAGCAGGCGATCCGGTGCTCGCCGGCGCGGCCCAGGACTCCAGGGCGGTGCAGGCGGGCGACGTGTTCCTGGCATGGGCCGGTACGCAGTTCGACGCCAACGACGCGGTCGCGGACGCCGCCCATCGCGGTGCGGTGGCGGCGGTGGTTGAGCGCCCCACGCCCGGCCTGACGCTTCCGCAGGTCGTGGTGCGGGACGGACGCCGGGCGGCTGGGCTGGCCGCGCAGCGGGTCTACGGTTCGCCGTGGCGAGCGCTGACGCTGATCGGCGTGACCGGCACCAACGGCAAGACTACCACCGCGCTGTTGATTCGCGCGCTGCTCGCCACCCGGATGGACGCGGTGGCCATTGGCACGCTGGGGCTGGTGGAGCCCGGCGGGTCGGTGCGCCCTGGCACGGAGTCGCTCACCACGCCTGGGCCGGTGCAGCTGGCGCAGTGGCTACGCTCCCTGGTCGATGCGGGAGTGGGGGCGGTGGCGATGGAGGTGTCCTCGCATGCGCTCGATCAGCGTCGCGTCGATGGTCTCCGTTTCCAGGTGGCGGTGTTCACCAATATCAGCCGTGACCACCTGGACTACCATCCGACCCTGGACGACTACATCGCCGCCAAGGCCCGGCTCGCGGAGTTGATCGACGAGCGTGGGACGGCGGTGATCAACGCGGAGGAGGAGGCCTGGAGCGGCCGACTGTCCGCGCGGCCTGCGCTGACCTTCGGGGTCGAGACGAGGGCGGATCTCGAGGCCACCGGACTCACGATGGACCACCGCGGCTCGGCGTTCTTCCTGCGATGGAAGGGAGAGAAGGCGCGCGTGCAGCTGCCGCTGCTGGGGCGCTTCAACGTGGAGAACGCCCTCGGTGCTGCCGCGGCGGCGCTGGCGCTGGGGCTCTCCCTTCCGGAAGTCGCCCTCGGACTCGAGCGTGCACCTCAAGTGCCTGGCCGCCTGGAACGAGTGGCGACGGCTCCATGCACGGTGCTGATCGACTACGCCCACACCCCTGAAGCACTGGACCGGGTTCTGGAGACACTGCGACCGCTGACTCGCGGCCGATTGATCGTGCTCTTCGGTGCTGGTGGGGATCGTGACCCCGGGAAGCGTCCGCGCATGGGCGAGGCCGCCGCACGTCACGCCGACTGGATCGTGGTGACGTCCGACAATCCTCGTACCGAAGATCCGGACGCGATCATCGATCAGATCGTGCCGGGACTGGGGACCGCGCGCTACGAGCGGATCACGGACCGCCGGGCGGCGATCGGACATGCGCTCGACATGGCCGGCCCCGAGGACGTGCTGGTCCTCGCGGGGAAGGGGCACGAGACCTACCAGGTGGTGGGGCGTGAGCGTCGTTCCTTCGACGAGCGCCGTATCGTGCATGAGCACCTGGGACGCCACGCGTGA
- a CDS encoding penicillin-binding transpeptidase domain-containing protein, with product MSRRRSRSASARVGRPVGRRRVVLAFWVLAGLAIVLRAVQVQVLQAEVWRDLAENQQQRTVKVPAARGAILDRNGAPLAVSQERIKVAIAPREVGDADATETRLVEALGISRSEARSAVRSSRKWKYVAGDFAPSVREGLEGLAGVHTERMVRRVYPAGLRGTQLLGSIIDGKALGGIEETFDAILAGAAGEEVSARDGYGREIPGETWTVRPPVPGGSVTLTLDLDVQEIAAEALQSQIEHTNAAGGDLLVVDPRTGEILAMVSLRSDGQPGLSVVNTPYEPGSTFKPITLVALLERGLMQLSDSIDTGNGSWTIHGRTVHDVHAGGKMTLADVLRVSSNVGVAKAAQRLSAREQYETMRDFGFGSYTGVPLAGEVRGTLRAPSQWSAQSAVSHAIGYEVGVTPIQMTMAYAALANGGTLLEPLLIREVRDPSGSVVREDRKRVVRRVASEDVTRAIREVLVDVVEDGTGTRAQMSMFRVAGKSGTARAYGVGGYEVGAYYSSFVGFFPADDPQLVVYVKLDRPRGGYYGGSVAAPVTLATLESILAAHGTPLDRGALVKTSRRQARRSPVSSPFRFAGRDAGNDDAHSSAEAWAALPTPDPAVAVAPSEGALRVPDVRGLSSRVAVRRLHASGFRVRWSGEGVVTGTRPTIGSVRTAGDTIFIVAAPRNGSRDPRP from the coding sequence GTGAGTCGTCGCCGCTCCCGATCCGCATCAGCCCGTGTCGGTCGCCCCGTGGGCCGGCGTCGCGTGGTCCTTGCCTTCTGGGTGCTCGCCGGCCTGGCCATCGTGCTACGCGCGGTGCAGGTGCAGGTGCTGCAGGCGGAGGTGTGGAGGGATCTGGCCGAGAACCAGCAGCAGCGCACCGTGAAGGTGCCGGCGGCTCGTGGCGCGATTCTCGATCGGAATGGGGCTCCACTCGCCGTGTCGCAGGAGCGGATCAAGGTCGCGATCGCCCCGCGGGAGGTTGGGGACGCGGACGCTACGGAAACGCGCCTGGTCGAGGCGCTCGGCATTTCGCGCAGCGAGGCGCGCAGCGCGGTACGCTCGTCCCGGAAGTGGAAGTACGTCGCTGGCGACTTCGCGCCTTCCGTCCGTGAGGGACTGGAGGGCCTCGCCGGCGTGCACACCGAGCGCATGGTCCGGCGCGTGTATCCTGCGGGCCTCCGGGGCACGCAACTGCTCGGCAGCATCATCGACGGAAAGGCCCTGGGGGGGATCGAAGAGACGTTCGACGCGATCCTGGCTGGCGCCGCTGGCGAGGAAGTCAGCGCCCGGGACGGGTACGGCCGGGAGATTCCGGGCGAGACCTGGACGGTGCGCCCGCCGGTCCCGGGAGGGTCCGTCACGCTGACCCTGGATCTGGACGTACAGGAGATCGCCGCAGAGGCGTTGCAGAGCCAGATCGAGCACACCAACGCCGCGGGCGGCGACCTCCTCGTGGTGGACCCCCGCACGGGCGAGATCCTGGCGATGGTCTCGCTGCGATCGGACGGTCAGCCCGGACTGTCGGTGGTCAATACGCCCTATGAGCCGGGCAGCACCTTCAAGCCCATCACGTTGGTGGCCCTGCTCGAGCGTGGGCTCATGCAGCTGTCGGACTCCATCGACACCGGGAACGGGAGCTGGACCATCCACGGCCGGACCGTGCACGACGTGCACGCCGGCGGAAAGATGACGCTCGCGGACGTGCTGCGCGTCTCTTCGAATGTCGGTGTGGCCAAGGCGGCCCAGCGCCTCAGCGCGCGTGAGCAGTACGAGACCATGCGGGACTTCGGCTTCGGCAGCTACACGGGAGTGCCGTTGGCGGGTGAGGTGCGGGGCACGCTGCGGGCCCCCTCGCAATGGTCTGCGCAGTCCGCCGTCTCCCATGCCATCGGCTACGAGGTCGGTGTGACCCCGATCCAGATGACCATGGCCTACGCCGCGCTCGCCAACGGCGGGACGCTGCTGGAGCCCTTGCTCATCCGCGAGGTCCGCGACCCCTCAGGCAGCGTCGTGCGGGAAGACCGCAAACGGGTCGTGCGCCGCGTCGCGAGCGAGGACGTAACGCGGGCCATCCGCGAGGTGCTGGTCGATGTCGTCGAGGACGGCACCGGCACGCGTGCGCAGATGTCCATGTTCCGCGTGGCCGGCAAGAGCGGAACGGCGCGCGCCTACGGCGTCGGTGGATACGAAGTGGGCGCGTACTACTCCTCGTTCGTGGGCTTCTTTCCGGCCGACGACCCCCAACTCGTGGTGTACGTCAAGCTGGACCGGCCCCGCGGTGGCTACTACGGCGGATCCGTGGCCGCGCCGGTGACACTGGCCACGCTCGAGTCCATTCTCGCCGCCCACGGCACGCCCCTCGATCGCGGTGCCCTGGTGAAGACGTCCCGCCGACAGGCGCGCCGGTCGCCGGTGTCGAGTCCCTTCCGCTTCGCCGGCCGGGACGCCGGGAACGACGACGCCCACTCGAGCGCGGAGGCCTGGGCCGCGCTGCCCACGCCGGACCCCGCCGTCGCGGTAGCCCCTTCCGAAGGCGCCTTGCGGGTGCCCGATGTGCGCGGCTTGTCCTCGCGCGTGGCGGTTCGCCGCCTGCACGCCTCCGGGTTCCGAGTGCGCTGGAGCGGGGAGGGCGTGGTGACCGGAACGCGTCCGACCATCGGCAGCGTGCGAACCGCTGGCGACACCATCTTCATCGTGGCCGCCCCACGCAACGGGAGTCGAGACCCACGCCCGTGA
- the rsmH gene encoding 16S rRNA (cytosine(1402)-N(4))-methyltransferase RsmH has product MSYHEPVLVDEVLEHLGPLHGGTVLDATVGGAGHAARILEHCPACDLLAVDRDPEALAAARARLAPFGERVRFVNARFDEALGVAEVAPGSLSGALLDLGVSSHQLDADRRGFTFRPGAPLGMQMEGEGPSAADLLNEASADELHRIFKDYGELPRARGLAAEIVRRRAAAPFAVSDDLVAALSRTLGRSASMGEKARAFQALRIALNAELEALESALPAIRAALAPGAVVVVIAYHSLEDRIVKRAFQEWSRSCVCPPRLPVCVCRGRPLGETLTRSPVTASAEEAERNPRARSAKLRAWRAAA; this is encoded by the coding sequence GTGTCGTACCACGAGCCAGTCCTGGTGGACGAGGTGTTGGAGCACCTCGGCCCCCTTCACGGAGGCACGGTGCTCGATGCCACCGTGGGCGGGGCGGGCCACGCTGCGCGGATCCTCGAACACTGCCCCGCCTGCGACCTCCTGGCCGTGGATCGGGATCCGGAGGCGCTCGCAGCAGCTCGAGCCCGGCTGGCTCCCTTCGGGGAACGGGTTCGCTTCGTGAACGCCCGCTTCGACGAGGCCCTCGGCGTGGCCGAGGTGGCGCCGGGCTCCCTGAGCGGGGCGCTCCTGGATCTGGGGGTCAGCTCCCATCAGCTCGATGCCGATCGCCGCGGATTCACCTTCCGGCCCGGGGCTCCGCTGGGGATGCAGATGGAGGGCGAGGGGCCGAGTGCCGCCGACCTTCTGAACGAGGCGTCCGCGGACGAGCTGCACCGCATCTTCAAGGATTACGGCGAGCTGCCCCGGGCCAGGGGATTGGCAGCAGAGATCGTGCGGCGTCGCGCCGCGGCTCCGTTCGCGGTCAGCGACGACCTGGTGGCGGCCTTGTCCCGTACGCTGGGGCGCTCGGCGTCGATGGGGGAGAAGGCACGCGCATTCCAGGCGCTGCGCATCGCCCTCAACGCGGAGTTGGAGGCGTTGGAGAGCGCGTTGCCTGCCATCCGCGCTGCGCTCGCGCCCGGCGCGGTCGTGGTCGTCATCGCCTACCACTCCCTGGAAGATCGCATCGTGAAACGCGCCTTCCAGGAGTGGAGCCGCTCCTGCGTCTGTCCGCCGCGCCTGCCGGTGTGCGTGTGCCGGGGCCGCCCGCTGGGTGAGACGCTCACCCGCTCGCCGGTCACCGCCTCCGCTGAGGAGGCCGAGCGCAACCCGCGGGCGCGTAGCGCCAAGCTGCGCGCGTGGAGGGCCGCCGCATGA
- a CDS encoding putative peptidoglycan glycosyltransferase FtsW produces the protein MAPRDDIALQGPVRFPDTGLGRGWEPAAVLTITLLLLSFGLVTLYSTSAMLALRDGHADYYYVLQQIMAAALGLAALVVCARMPYGWWRHLAWPLLFACWLLLLVCVIPGTEAIAPRINGARRWIRLGVSIQPSELATFAMLVWTAGLAVRKQEHFKSFSRGLLPFLVVWAAMVVPVALEPNLSTAALMGLASTVVVFAAGGRIGHFVLLGLLVAPALYREMQVSFRAERWAAFLNLGADPTGAGYQVRQSLIALGSGGLTGVGFAEGRQKLGFLPEPHTDFMFSVIGEEWGFAGVLILVVLYLALILFGFRIARRAPDLFGELLAVGLTSLIALHAILHMGVGLGIVPSTGLPLPLISYGKSNLVVTLAIVGVLMSIGRGHTWARG, from the coding sequence GTGGCACCGCGAGACGACATCGCCCTTCAGGGTCCGGTTCGCTTCCCTGACACGGGACTGGGGCGGGGCTGGGAGCCGGCCGCCGTCCTCACCATCACCTTGCTGCTCCTGTCGTTCGGCCTGGTCACCTTGTACAGCACCAGCGCCATGCTGGCCCTGCGCGACGGTCACGCCGACTATTACTACGTGCTTCAGCAGATCATGGCGGCGGCGTTGGGGTTGGCCGCGTTGGTCGTGTGCGCGCGCATGCCGTACGGCTGGTGGCGTCACCTGGCCTGGCCGCTGCTGTTCGCCTGCTGGCTTCTGCTGCTGGTGTGTGTCATCCCCGGTACCGAGGCGATCGCTCCACGAATCAACGGAGCACGGCGCTGGATCCGGCTCGGCGTCAGCATCCAGCCGTCGGAGCTCGCGACCTTCGCCATGCTGGTCTGGACGGCGGGGCTGGCGGTGCGCAAGCAGGAGCACTTCAAGAGCTTCTCGCGTGGCCTGCTGCCCTTCTTGGTCGTGTGGGCCGCCATGGTCGTGCCGGTGGCGCTGGAGCCGAATCTGTCCACGGCGGCCCTCATGGGACTGGCGTCGACCGTAGTGGTGTTTGCGGCCGGTGGGCGCATCGGCCACTTCGTGCTGCTGGGGCTGCTGGTGGCGCCCGCGCTCTATCGGGAGATGCAGGTGTCCTTCCGAGCCGAGCGCTGGGCCGCGTTCCTCAACCTGGGTGCGGACCCCACCGGCGCAGGCTACCAGGTGCGTCAGTCGCTGATCGCGCTGGGCTCCGGGGGGCTCACCGGTGTCGGCTTCGCCGAGGGGCGGCAGAAGCTGGGCTTCCTGCCCGAGCCCCATACGGATTTCATGTTTTCGGTGATCGGCGAAGAGTGGGGGTTCGCCGGTGTGCTGATCCTGGTGGTCCTCTATCTGGCGCTGATCCTGTTCGGATTCCGCATCGCGCGCCGCGCACCGGATCTCTTCGGGGAGCTGTTGGCCGTCGGACTCACCAGTCTCATCGCGCTGCACGCCATCCTGCACATGGGTGTGGGCCTGGGAATCGTGCCGTCCACGGGTCTTCCTCTTCCCCTGATCTCCTACGGGAAATCCAACCTGGTGGTCACGTTGGCCATCGTCGGTGTGCTGAT
- the murD gene encoding UDP-N-acetylmuramoyl-L-alanine--D-glutamate ligase: MTIAILGLGASGESAARLARHHGSDTYVSEARTDAATAARADELRALGADVELGSHDLERIAGADLVVASPGIPPDAPVLASLRARGVRWVSEPEFAVRFLRSSLIGVTGTNGKTTTSALIAHLLDGEGRSVGLGGNIGAGLGPAASSLALLDPQPDWCVLELSSYQLSAIETLQVDIGVVTNLAPDHLDRYRSVAEYYADKAQLFRNATTESRWVLADQAEVDALAGDVPGRRYHFSVGRARRPGAFLEGDALALDLGQGTESLIPRSRLPLLGVHNVQNALAAALAARLAGASVEHVRERLESFRPLPHRLEPVAEVGGVLWINDSKGTNVAASCSAIASVERPLVVLLGGVDKGESFAPLSEVLRKSARVALVYGAVADRLSSEIAGATEVVRVDGPFEDVVARARALSRPGDAVLLSPATASFDMFKNYEERGNRFRALAAGG, translated from the coding sequence ATGACGATCGCCATTCTGGGTCTGGGGGCCAGCGGGGAGTCCGCTGCGCGCCTGGCCCGTCATCACGGGAGTGACACGTATGTCTCGGAAGCCAGGACCGATGCTGCAACTGCAGCTCGTGCAGACGAGCTGCGAGCCCTCGGAGCCGACGTCGAGCTGGGAAGCCACGACCTCGAACGCATCGCAGGAGCCGACCTCGTCGTGGCCAGTCCCGGGATCCCACCAGACGCTCCGGTGCTCGCGTCGCTACGCGCACGGGGCGTCCGTTGGGTATCTGAACCTGAGTTCGCCGTTCGGTTCCTACGCTCGTCACTGATCGGGGTGACGGGGACCAACGGAAAGACGACGACGTCTGCGTTGATCGCGCATCTGCTGGACGGCGAGGGACGGAGTGTCGGGCTGGGCGGAAACATCGGCGCCGGCCTGGGGCCGGCCGCCTCGTCCCTGGCTCTGCTCGATCCGCAACCGGATTGGTGCGTGCTGGAGCTGAGCTCATATCAGCTGTCCGCCATCGAGACGCTCCAGGTCGATATCGGCGTGGTCACCAACCTGGCCCCCGATCACCTGGATCGCTACCGCTCGGTGGCGGAGTACTATGCGGACAAGGCACAGCTCTTCCGCAATGCCACGACCGAGAGTCGCTGGGTGCTGGCGGACCAAGCGGAGGTGGACGCCCTGGCGGGTGACGTTCCTGGCCGGCGCTACCATTTCAGTGTGGGACGGGCACGCCGTCCCGGTGCGTTCCTGGAGGGCGACGCCCTCGCGTTGGATCTGGGGCAGGGAACCGAGTCGTTGATTCCTCGGTCACGCCTTCCGTTGCTCGGCGTGCACAATGTGCAGAACGCGTTGGCAGCCGCGCTGGCGGCCCGTCTGGCTGGGGCGAGCGTCGAGCATGTGCGCGAGCGTTTGGAGAGCTTCCGTCCCCTGCCACACCGCTTGGAGCCGGTCGCCGAGGTGGGAGGGGTCCTCTGGATCAATGACTCCAAGGGCACCAACGTCGCCGCTTCCTGCAGCGCCATCGCCAGCGTCGAGCGCCCACTGGTGGTCCTTCTCGGGGGTGTGGACAAGGGAGAGAGCTTCGCCCCCTTGAGCGAAGTGCTGCGGAAGAGCGCAAGGGTGGCGCTGGTGTACGGCGCGGTCGCCGATCGGCTTTCCAGCGAGATCGCCGGCGCGACTGAAGTGGTACGGGTGGATGGGCCCTTCGAAGATGTGGTCGCGCGGGCGCGCGCGCTGTCCCGACCCGGGGACGCGGTGTTGCTGAGCCCGGCCACGGCCAGCTTCGACATGTTCAAGAACTATGAAGAGCGAGGGAACCGGTTCCGGGCCCTCGCGGCAGGAGGATGA